One Pseudomonas ekonensis DNA window includes the following coding sequences:
- the tssE gene encoding type VI secretion system baseplate subunit TssE: MDGYGSLFERLNGDADLRAGWSREASAMASVAAHLAKMLSTRAGSVQTLSDYGLPDLNDMRLSLHDSLSQARLAIESFIEAYEPRLSNVRVISLPRDHDQLRLSFSIEGLLEVDGFKRQVSFSARLDGSGQVKVT, translated from the coding sequence ATGGACGGATACGGCAGCCTTTTCGAACGCCTGAACGGCGACGCGGACCTGCGCGCCGGCTGGAGCCGCGAGGCTTCGGCCATGGCGTCGGTGGCTGCCCATCTGGCCAAAATGCTCAGCACCCGGGCCGGCAGCGTGCAAACGCTGTCCGACTACGGGTTGCCCGATCTCAATGACATGCGCCTGAGCCTGCACGACTCCCTGAGCCAGGCCCGCCTGGCCATCGAAAGCTTCATCGAAGCCTACGAGCCGCGCCTGAGCAACGTGCGTGTCATTTCCCTGCCGCGTGACCACGACCAGCTCCGCCTGTCCTTCAGCATCGAAGGCCTGCTGGAGGTGGACGGTTTCAAGCGTCAGGTCAGTTTCTCCGCGCGCCTGGACGGCAGCGGCCAAGTGAAGGTCACCTAA
- the tssI gene encoding type VI secretion system tip protein TssI/VgrG translates to MSGAVSSARFTLHIPAVRNDFKVLAFEGAEAVSTLYAIKVELVCEVHDFDVEGLLGQPAFLRFGLNGEGIHGCIEDVQAGESGKRLSHYGLTLVPVLHYLQFSRDQQIFQNQTVPQIITQVLKRHGILADAFRFHVQTLPPRANCTQYGESDFGFIQRLCAEDGLTWHHQHSLERHLLVFTDDTVFLPTLHTTTYRHDSAMVAEHPVVHRFSWHARTRTSRVTRRDYDPKRPHLLLESRFVADFTPRLEDYRYPLAMENEKRGKQLARQALERHRADYETAEGQSNQPTLRCGHLFELTEHPRKRCNGLWQLLEVTHTGRQPQVLEEHATHQVPCADGFTQGYRNSFRAIPAEVVFRPPLPVRRPPLVSQTARVTGPKGDEIYCDEFGRVKIEFHWDRAGLNSERSSCWVRVSSSWAGNGFGAMTLPRVGMEVVVTFLEGDPDQPLITGCVINKLTPAPYRLPEHKTRTVLRSRSSPDTGGYNELTLEDRAGQELVYLRAQRDMERQVLHDSRLAVGRDRWESIQGSSQTTAGKIITVEAGQQVQVKAGASVVLDAGASITLKAGGHHIVIDRDGIFSSTEMVAGGKPSASKAADHPEAAMPRALAAGPATASTQAAEEGELEEEEEEVELEDELPAGITLRIGVFFDGTGNNLFNSEQVKGCYARDVNLEEEAEDIRQFCQSHGYDGQGNVPDSSYGNDTSNVAKLYRLYRDDQGRRLAEEETIWHIPIYFDGIGTSANEDDSVFSQMTGTGAQGVLARVKQSPASIIAGIRVFELANPTLKVESVQFDIFGFSRGAAAARHFANEVMKGEQSPLAQLLPSDSSLFLESFSWRAKIDVSINFIGIFDTAAAIGSMADGDFSVHDANNPGVNLYLAPDIAKKVVHLVARDERRHNFSLNSGGSADIVLPGVHSDLGGGYLPNLVERVLLSKPRCSRDVDFNTPPSSTNAYRLAEQELSKLQDQLHLYGLTLQVKTWAVETASNVKGDRRKSKSVYAAVYSERIVRNDLSLIYLRIMRELATRHGVEFETINEEAQSYALPEELMDIARKLMMFALGESRSLDLSLNENALLAQRYIHLSSNWNAAKGLNETGLSILFINRPADQSVRVVHPNA, encoded by the coding sequence ATGTCTGGAGCTGTCAGTTCTGCGCGCTTTACGCTGCATATTCCCGCCGTTCGCAACGACTTCAAGGTGTTGGCTTTCGAAGGTGCCGAGGCCGTCAGCACGCTGTATGCCATCAAGGTAGAACTGGTCTGCGAGGTTCATGATTTCGACGTGGAAGGTTTGCTTGGTCAGCCGGCGTTCCTGCGCTTCGGACTGAATGGCGAAGGTATTCACGGGTGCATCGAGGATGTACAGGCCGGCGAGTCGGGAAAGCGCCTGTCGCACTATGGCCTGACACTGGTTCCAGTCCTCCACTATTTGCAGTTCAGTCGCGATCAACAGATTTTCCAGAACCAGACTGTCCCACAAATCATCACACAAGTGCTCAAGCGGCACGGCATCCTTGCCGATGCGTTCAGGTTCCATGTCCAGACCTTGCCACCACGCGCGAACTGCACCCAGTACGGTGAAAGCGATTTCGGGTTCATCCAGCGCCTGTGCGCCGAAGACGGCCTCACATGGCATCACCAGCACTCGTTGGAGAGGCACTTGCTGGTGTTCACCGATGACACGGTGTTCCTGCCGACATTGCACACAACAACCTACCGGCACGACAGCGCGATGGTGGCGGAGCACCCGGTGGTTCACCGGTTCTCCTGGCACGCCCGAACACGTACCAGCCGCGTCACCCGTCGAGACTACGACCCGAAGCGCCCGCACCTGTTGCTTGAAAGCCGCTTTGTCGCCGATTTCACACCCAGACTTGAGGACTATCGCTACCCGCTGGCGATGGAGAACGAGAAGCGCGGCAAACAACTTGCCCGTCAGGCCCTGGAGCGCCATCGCGCCGATTATGAAACAGCCGAGGGTCAGAGCAACCAGCCAACCCTGCGCTGTGGCCACCTGTTCGAACTGACCGAACATCCCCGAAAGCGATGCAACGGGCTGTGGCAATTACTCGAAGTCACGCACACCGGACGACAACCTCAAGTTCTGGAGGAACACGCCACACACCAAGTCCCTTGCGCAGACGGTTTTACCCAGGGATACCGCAACAGCTTCCGCGCCATTCCTGCCGAAGTGGTTTTCCGCCCGCCTCTGCCCGTGCGCCGGCCTCCATTAGTGAGCCAGACCGCTCGGGTAACCGGTCCAAAAGGTGACGAGATCTACTGCGATGAGTTCGGTCGCGTGAAGATCGAGTTCCACTGGGACCGGGCCGGGCTGAACAGCGAGCGCAGCAGTTGCTGGGTACGGGTGTCGTCGAGCTGGGCCGGAAACGGCTTTGGCGCAATGACCCTTCCCCGCGTCGGAATGGAAGTAGTGGTGACCTTTCTGGAGGGCGACCCCGATCAACCACTGATTACCGGTTGCGTGATCAACAAACTCACACCCGCGCCTTACAGGCTGCCCGAGCACAAGACCCGCACCGTGCTGCGCAGTCGCAGTTCACCCGATACCGGCGGCTACAACGAACTGACGCTTGAAGACCGTGCCGGCCAGGAACTGGTTTACCTGCGCGCCCAACGCGACATGGAGCGGCAGGTTCTCCATGACAGCCGGCTGGCGGTCGGGCGCGATCGATGGGAAAGCATCCAGGGCAGCAGCCAGACGACCGCGGGCAAAATCATCACTGTCGAGGCAGGCCAACAGGTACAGGTCAAGGCCGGCGCCAGCGTGGTGCTGGATGCAGGCGCCAGCATCACGCTGAAGGCGGGTGGTCACCATATCGTGATCGACAGGGACGGGATCTTCAGCAGCACCGAGATGGTGGCGGGAGGAAAGCCATCCGCCAGCAAAGCCGCTGATCATCCAGAAGCCGCAATGCCAAGAGCCTTGGCCGCAGGACCGGCAACTGCTTCCACTCAAGCCGCGGAGGAAGGCGAGCTTGAAGAAGAGGAGGAAGAGGTCGAACTGGAAGACGAGTTACCTGCTGGCATCACCTTGCGGATCGGCGTGTTTTTCGATGGGACGGGGAACAATCTGTTCAACAGCGAACAGGTGAAGGGGTGCTACGCGCGGGATGTGAATCTTGAGGAGGAAGCCGAGGACATTCGCCAGTTCTGCCAGTCGCATGGGTATGACGGGCAAGGCAATGTGCCGGATAGCAGTTATGGGAATGACACTAGCAATGTGGCGAAGTTGTATAGGTTGTATCGCGATGACCAAGGACGGCGACTGGCAGAAGAAGAAACCATCTGGCACATACCGATTTACTTTGATGGCATAGGTACGAGTGCCAATGAGGACGACTCGGTGTTTTCGCAAATGACCGGCACAGGTGCACAAGGTGTATTGGCGAGAGTCAAGCAAAGCCCAGCGAGCATCATTGCCGGGATTCGCGTTTTTGAGCTGGCAAACCCGACCTTGAAAGTGGAATCCGTTCAGTTCGACATCTTCGGCTTCAGCCGCGGTGCCGCAGCTGCGAGACACTTCGCCAATGAAGTAATGAAAGGCGAGCAAAGCCCGCTGGCGCAATTACTTCCCTCGGACTCGTCACTGTTCCTTGAGAGCTTCTCCTGGCGGGCCAAAATCGATGTCAGCATCAACTTCATCGGCATCTTCGACACCGCTGCCGCCATAGGCAGCATGGCTGACGGCGATTTCAGCGTCCATGACGCCAACAACCCCGGCGTCAATCTGTATCTGGCGCCGGACATTGCAAAGAAAGTTGTGCACCTGGTTGCCCGGGACGAACGCCGCCACAACTTTTCGCTCAACAGCGGTGGAAGCGCCGACATTGTGTTGCCCGGCGTCCACTCCGACTTGGGCGGCGGGTACTTACCGAATCTTGTTGAACGGGTACTGCTTAGCAAGCCTCGCTGCAGTCGCGACGTGGACTTCAATACCCCTCCGTCGTCGACCAACGCTTATCGATTGGCCGAGCAAGAACTCAGCAAGCTTCAGGACCAACTGCATCTCTATGGGCTGACGCTTCAAGTCAAAACCTGGGCGGTGGAAACGGCCAGCAACGTCAAGGGCGATCGGCGCAAATCAAAAAGTGTCTATGCGGCGGTCTACAGCGAACGAATCGTGCGCAATGACCTGTCCTTGATTTACCTGCGAATCATGCGGGAGCTGGCGACCCGGCACGGGGTCGAGTTCGAAACGATTAACGAAGAAGCTCAGAGTTACGCGTTACCTGAGGAGCTCATGGATATCGCCCGAAAATTGATGATGTTTGCGCTCGGTGAATCCCGCAGTCTCGATTTGAGCCTGAACGAGAATGCGCTACTCGCTCAACGCTACATTCATCTGTCATCCAACTGGAATGCTGCGAAGGGACTCAACGAAACCGGGCTGAGCATCCTGTTTATCAATCGCCCCGCCGATCAGTCTGTTCGTGTGGTGCACCCCAATGCGTGA
- the tssF gene encoding type VI secretion system baseplate subunit TssF, whose amino-acid sequence MSFNHYYQSELTALRQLGRRFAERSPALAPFLGQAGRDPDVERLLEGFAFLTGRLRQKLDDELPELSHSLMQLLWPNYMRPLPAFSILQFDPLKRSGPALKVERDTPIESVPIEDVRCRFRTCYPTEVLPLDLAALNYSVKGDGSLLSLRLEMSADGHLGELELSKLRLHFAGERYISQMLYLSLLRNLEGIELIPLDGAGKPIDGVSGKPMAFKIPGDRVKPVGFAEEEALIPYPLNTFRGYRYLQEYFAFQDKFLFVDVNGLDILKALPEDTLKQMRGLELRFDIRKSGIMRMRPTLDNVKLFCTPIVNLFKHDALPIRLDGKQDEYLLLPAEFDLENCGVFSVETVTGWKPGGLGYQEYVPFESFEHDPSFDVPNSRPHYSIRQRSSLLHDGLDTYLSFGIRHTEAHETLSIELTCTNQNLPRKLKLGDICMACEETPEFLSFRNITPATSSFAPPLNRDFLWKLISNMSLNYLSLADVNALKVILETYDLPRYYDQHAEKVSKRLLGGLKHIKHHHVDRLHRGLPVRGLRTELTIDPEGYIGEGDLFVFASVLNEFFALYASLNSYHELRVKSTQGEVYQWTPRMGLQPLL is encoded by the coding sequence GTGTCCTTTAACCACTACTACCAAAGCGAACTCACCGCACTGCGCCAACTGGGCCGCCGTTTCGCCGAGCGTAGTCCGGCGCTGGCGCCGTTCCTGGGGCAGGCCGGGCGGGATCCGGATGTGGAGCGGTTGCTGGAAGGGTTCGCGTTCCTGACCGGGCGCCTGCGCCAGAAGCTCGATGACGAGTTGCCGGAGCTCAGCCATTCGCTGATGCAACTGCTGTGGCCGAACTACATGCGGCCGTTGCCGGCGTTCAGCATTCTGCAGTTCGACCCGCTCAAGCGTTCGGGACCGGCGCTGAAGGTCGAGCGGGACACGCCGATCGAAAGCGTGCCGATCGAAGACGTGCGCTGTCGTTTCCGCACCTGCTACCCGACCGAAGTGCTGCCGCTGGACCTGGCCGCGCTGAACTACTCGGTGAAGGGCGACGGCTCGCTGCTCAGCCTGCGCCTGGAGATGAGCGCCGACGGCCACCTCGGCGAGCTGGAACTGAGCAAGCTGCGCCTGCACTTCGCCGGCGAGCGCTACATCAGCCAGATGCTTTACCTGAGCCTTTTGCGCAACCTCGAAGGCATCGAGCTGATCCCGCTGGACGGCGCCGGCAAGCCCATCGACGGGGTCAGCGGCAAGCCGATGGCGTTCAAGATCCCGGGCGACCGCGTCAAGCCGGTGGGGTTCGCCGAAGAAGAGGCGCTGATCCCGTACCCGCTCAACACCTTCCGCGGCTACCGCTACCTGCAGGAATACTTCGCCTTCCAGGACAAGTTCCTGTTCGTCGACGTCAACGGCCTCGACATCCTCAAGGCGCTGCCGGAAGACACGCTCAAGCAGATGCGCGGCCTGGAGCTGCGCTTCGACATCCGCAAGAGCGGGATCATGCGCATGCGTCCGACCCTGGACAACGTGAAGCTGTTCTGCACGCCGATCGTCAACCTGTTCAAGCACGATGCGCTGCCGATCCGCCTCGACGGCAAGCAGGACGAATACCTGCTGCTGCCGGCGGAGTTCGACCTGGAGAACTGCGGCGTGTTCTCGGTGGAGACCGTCACCGGCTGGAAGCCCGGCGGCCTCGGCTACCAGGAGTACGTGCCGTTCGAATCGTTCGAGCACGATCCGAGCTTCGACGTGCCCAACAGCCGTCCGCACTACAGCATCCGCCAGCGCTCGTCCTTGCTGCACGACGGCCTCGACACCTACCTGAGCTTCGGCATCCGCCACACCGAGGCCCACGAGACCCTGTCGATCGAGCTGACGTGCACCAACCAGAACCTGCCGCGCAAGCTCAAGCTCGGCGACATCTGCATGGCCTGCGAAGAGACGCCGGAGTTCCTGAGTTTCCGCAACATCACCCCGGCGACGTCGAGCTTCGCGCCGCCGCTGAACCGTGACTTCCTGTGGAAGCTGATCAGCAACATGTCGCTCAACTACCTGTCGCTGGCCGACGTCAACGCGCTGAAGGTGATCCTGGAGACCTACGACCTGCCGCGCTACTACGACCAGCACGCGGAAAAGGTCAGCAAACGCCTGCTCGGCGGCCTCAAGCACATCAAGCACCATCACGTGGACCGCCTGCACCGTGGCTTGCCGGTGCGCGGTCTGCGCACCGAACTGACCATCGACCCGGAAGGCTACATCGGTGAAGGCGACCTGTTCGTCTTCGCCTCGGTCCTCAACGAGTTTTTCGCGCTCTACGCCAGTCTCAACTCGTATCACGAGCTGCGGGTCAAAAGCACACAGGGAGAGGTGTACCAATGGACACCACGTATGGGTCTGCAGCCCCTGCTCTAA
- the tssC gene encoding type VI secretion system contractile sheath large subunit, which yields MSTSAAQQNAAENGEYSILDSIIAETRLTPDDEAYDIAKRGVSAFIEELLKPQNNGEPVKKAMVDRMIAEIDAKLSRQMDEILHHPDFQALESSWRGLQLLVDRTNFRENIKIEILNVSKDDLLDDFEDSPEVMQSGLYKHIYTAEYGQFGGQPVGAIIANYYLSPSSPDVKLMQYVSSVACMSHAPFIAAAGPKFFGLESFTGLPDLKDLKDHFEGPQFTKWQSFRTSEDARYVGLTVPRFLLRNPYDPEENPVKSFVYKENVANSHEHYLWGNTAYAFGTKLTDSFAKFRWCPNIIGPQSGGAVEDLPLHHFESMGEIETKIPTEVLVSDRREYELAEEGFISLTMRKGSDNAAFFSASSVQKPKFFGISAEGKAAELNYKLGTQLPYMMIVNRLAHYLKVLQREQLGSWKERTDLELELNKWIRQYVADQENPSAEVRGRRPLRAAQVIVSDVEGEPGWYRVSLNVRPHFKYMGADFTLSLVGKLDKE from the coding sequence ATGAGCACTAGCGCAGCACAACAGAACGCCGCCGAGAACGGCGAATACAGCATCCTCGACAGCATCATCGCCGAGACCCGCCTGACGCCGGACGACGAAGCCTACGACATCGCCAAGCGCGGTGTGTCGGCGTTCATCGAAGAGCTGCTCAAGCCGCAGAACAACGGCGAGCCTGTCAAGAAGGCCATGGTCGACCGCATGATCGCCGAGATCGATGCCAAGCTCAGCCGTCAGATGGACGAAATCCTGCACCACCCGGACTTCCAGGCCCTGGAATCGTCGTGGCGCGGCCTGCAACTGCTGGTGGACCGCACCAACTTCCGCGAAAACATCAAGATCGAAATCCTCAACGTCTCCAAGGACGACCTGCTGGACGACTTCGAAGACTCGCCGGAAGTGATGCAGTCGGGCCTGTACAAGCACATCTACACCGCTGAATACGGCCAGTTCGGTGGACAGCCGGTGGGCGCGATCATCGCCAACTACTACCTGTCCCCAAGCTCGCCGGACGTGAAGCTGATGCAGTACGTGTCCAGCGTCGCCTGCATGTCCCACGCGCCGTTCATCGCCGCCGCCGGCCCGAAATTCTTCGGCCTGGAAAGCTTCACCGGCCTGCCGGACCTGAAGGACCTGAAAGACCACTTCGAAGGCCCGCAATTCACCAAGTGGCAGAGCTTCCGTACCTCCGAAGACGCCCGCTACGTCGGCCTGACCGTGCCGCGCTTCCTGCTGCGCAACCCGTACGACCCGGAAGAGAACCCGGTCAAGTCGTTCGTGTACAAGGAAAACGTCGCCAACAGCCACGAGCACTACCTGTGGGGCAACACCGCCTACGCGTTCGGCACCAAGCTGACCGACAGCTTCGCCAAGTTCCGCTGGTGCCCGAACATCATCGGCCCGCAGAGCGGCGGCGCGGTTGAAGACCTGCCTCTGCACCACTTCGAAAGCATGGGCGAAATCGAAACCAAGATTCCTACGGAAGTTCTGGTTTCCGACCGTCGCGAGTACGAACTGGCCGAGGAAGGCTTCATCTCCCTGACCATGCGCAAAGGCTCCGACAACGCGGCGTTCTTCTCCGCAAGCTCGGTGCAGAAGCCGAAGTTCTTCGGCATCAGCGCAGAAGGCAAGGCTGCAGAGCTGAACTACAAGCTCGGCACCCAACTGCCGTACATGATGATCGTCAACCGCCTGGCCCACTACCTGAAGGTGCTGCAGCGCGAGCAACTCGGTTCGTGGAAAGAGCGCACCGACCTCGAGCTGGAACTGAACAAGTGGATCCGCCAGTACGTGGCCGACCAGGAAAACCCGAGCGCCGAAGTCCGTGGCCGCCGTCCTCTGCGCGCTGCGCAGGTGATCGTCAGCGACGTCGAAGGCGAGCCGGGCTGGTACCGCGTCAGCCTGAACGTGCGTCCGCACTTCAAGTACATGGGTGCTGACTTCACCCTGTCGCTGGTCGGCAAGCTGGACAAAGAGTAA
- the tssB gene encoding type VI secretion system contractile sheath small subunit: protein MAKEGSVAPKERINVTFKPATGGAQEEIELPLKLLAIGDYTHRKDERKIEDRKPISIDKMTFDEVLAKQELSLTLSVPNRLQEDGEADELAVQLRVNSMKDFNPASLVEQVPELKKLMELRDALVALKGPLGNAPAFRKAIEGVLADDESRGRVLGELGLNAAAPDA from the coding sequence ATGGCCAAAGAAGGCTCGGTAGCCCCCAAGGAACGCATCAACGTCACCTTCAAACCCGCCACCGGCGGTGCTCAGGAAGAGATTGAACTGCCGCTGAAACTGCTGGCGATCGGTGACTACACCCACCGCAAGGACGAGCGCAAGATCGAGGATCGCAAGCCGATCAGCATCGACAAGATGACCTTCGACGAGGTGCTGGCCAAGCAGGAGCTGAGCCTGACCCTGAGCGTGCCGAACCGTCTGCAGGAAGACGGCGAAGCCGACGAGCTGGCCGTGCAGCTGCGCGTCAACTCCATGAAGGACTTCAACCCGGCCAGCCTGGTCGAGCAAGTGCCTGAACTGAAAAAGCTGATGGAACTGCGCGATGCGCTGGTGGCCCTCAAAGGCCCGCTGGGCAACGCCCCTGCGTTCCGTAAAGCCATCGAAGGCGTGCTCGCCGACGACGAATCCCGCGGTCGCGTACTCGGTGAGCTGGGCCTGAACGCCGCAGCCCCGGACGCCTGA
- the tssA gene encoding type VI secretion system protein TssA, with product MSYSSKLSAHYLELAKVSVSKENFAGEDVRFSSEFEALESELAKASSMHESGQVDWLKIRENSETLLRTQSKDLRVGAWLTWSLYQRESFPGLLAGLGLLHHLSENNWADIHPLKPRTRAAAIGWLVPRLEQVITENVAIKEQLPMFRRLSEHLDGLDAACSQHLGDDAPLLLPVSRRLKTMIQRAADNQPEPGVVGAAVAQVKQAATQLFTPGAPIDNEKEAYKALRAQQESARPLCAWWLKQKATDLRALRLNRTLLWLPIDAVPERNAEQITVLRNLPTDKLKAYQDRFDQGKYADLLVELEASLAKAPFWFDGQRMVWECLQNLNAEMAMREVEIHFALLVQRLPGIVELRFHDGVPFADPATRAWIAANVMPHLQSASAPRKVEAEVETQPAWEKALEEVMPILRKEGLKAAVQILKQGLQAAHGGRVRFFWQFALARLCFMAKKYELAKNQLETLDQTLQDSGLHAWEPDLALEVLHLLHSCCELMPQNHAVRERKDEIYRRLCHLDLEVVLE from the coding sequence ATGTCCTACTCGAGCAAACTTTCCGCCCATTACCTCGAACTCGCTAAAGTCTCTGTTTCCAAAGAGAATTTTGCGGGCGAAGACGTTCGCTTCTCGAGCGAATTCGAGGCGCTGGAAAGCGAGCTGGCCAAGGCTTCGTCGATGCACGAAAGCGGCCAGGTCGATTGGCTCAAAATCCGCGAAAACAGCGAAACCCTCCTGCGCACCCAGTCCAAGGACCTGCGGGTCGGCGCCTGGCTGACATGGTCGCTGTACCAGCGCGAGTCCTTCCCCGGGCTGCTCGCTGGCCTGGGTCTGCTGCACCATCTGTCGGAAAACAACTGGGCCGACATCCACCCGCTCAAGCCCCGCACCCGGGCCGCCGCCATCGGCTGGCTGGTGCCGCGGCTGGAGCAGGTCATCACCGAAAATGTCGCGATCAAGGAACAGCTGCCGATGTTCCGGCGCCTGTCCGAGCATCTGGACGGCCTTGACGCCGCGTGCAGCCAGCACCTGGGCGACGACGCGCCGCTGCTGCTGCCGGTCAGCCGCCGCCTCAAGACCATGATCCAGCGCGCCGCCGACAACCAGCCGGAACCCGGCGTGGTCGGCGCGGCGGTGGCCCAGGTCAAGCAGGCGGCCACCCAACTGTTCACACCCGGCGCGCCGATCGACAACGAGAAAGAGGCCTACAAGGCCTTGCGCGCCCAGCAGGAGAGCGCCCGCCCGCTGTGCGCCTGGTGGCTCAAGCAGAAGGCCACCGACCTGCGCGCCCTGCGCCTGAACCGCACGCTGCTGTGGCTGCCGATCGACGCGGTGCCCGAGCGCAACGCCGAGCAGATCACCGTGCTGCGCAACCTGCCGACGGACAAGCTCAAGGCCTATCAGGACCGTTTCGACCAGGGCAAGTACGCCGACCTGCTGGTGGAGCTGGAGGCGAGCCTGGCGAAGGCGCCGTTCTGGTTCGACGGCCAGCGGATGGTCTGGGAATGCCTGCAGAACCTCAACGCCGAAATGGCCATGCGCGAAGTGGAGATCCACTTCGCGCTTTTGGTTCAGCGCCTGCCCGGCATCGTCGAGCTGCGTTTCCACGACGGCGTGCCGTTCGCCGATCCGGCCACCCGCGCCTGGATCGCCGCCAATGTCATGCCGCACCTGCAGAGCGCCAGCGCGCCGCGCAAGGTCGAGGCCGAGGTCGAGACCCAGCCGGCCTGGGAAAAGGCCCTCGAAGAGGTGATGCCGATCCTGCGCAAGGAAGGCCTGAAGGCCGCCGTGCAGATCCTCAAGCAAGGCCTGCAGGCCGCCCATGGCGGGCGGGTGCGCTTCTTCTGGCAGTTCGCCCTGGCGCGCCTGTGCTTCATGGCCAAGAAGTACGAACTGGCCAAGAACCAGCTCGAAACCCTCGATCAGACACTCCAGGACTCAGGCCTGCACGCCTGGGAGCCCGATCTTGCGCTGGAAGTGCTGCACCTGCTGCACAGTTGCTGCGAGCTGATGCCGCAGAACCATGCCGTACGTGAACGCAAGGATGAGATTTATCGCAGGCTGTGCCACCTCGACCTCGAAGTGGTACTCGAATAG
- the tssG gene encoding type VI secretion system baseplate subunit TssG, which produces MDTTYGSAAPALSGLTRAIREYSLFQAVLLVIDRLRDAHPYLSEDDLYDQLEFQANPSLGFPGCDVDRVEFFEEHGQMRARMRFNLIGLVGSGSPLPAFYGEQALGDSEEGNPTRNFLDLFHHRLQRLLLPIWRKYRYRASFQSGAIDPFSSQLFALIGLGGDEIRKAKELNWKRLLPYLGLLSLRAHSAALIEAVLRYYFKHEDLVIEQCIERRVEILDEQRNRLGRNNSVLGEDLVLGEHVRDRSGKFRIHITELDWERFHEFLPIGFGYQPLCALVRFTLRDPLDYDIRLVLRPEEIRELRIGEKNDCRLGWTSWLGCEKADGVVTLGSKIH; this is translated from the coding sequence ATGGACACCACGTATGGGTCTGCAGCCCCTGCTCTAAGCGGGCTGACCCGGGCAATACGCGAGTACTCGCTGTTCCAGGCCGTGCTGCTGGTGATCGACCGGCTGCGCGATGCGCACCCGTACCTGAGCGAAGACGACCTGTACGACCAGCTGGAATTCCAGGCCAACCCGAGCCTCGGGTTCCCCGGCTGCGACGTCGACCGCGTGGAGTTCTTCGAAGAGCACGGGCAAATGCGCGCGCGCATGCGCTTCAACCTGATCGGCCTGGTCGGCTCCGGTTCGCCGCTGCCGGCGTTCTACGGCGAACAGGCCCTGGGCGACAGCGAAGAAGGCAACCCGACGCGCAACTTCCTCGACCTGTTCCACCATCGCCTGCAGCGGCTGCTGCTGCCGATCTGGCGCAAGTACCGCTACCGCGCCAGTTTCCAGAGCGGCGCCATCGACCCGTTCTCGTCGCAGCTGTTCGCCCTGATCGGCCTGGGCGGCGACGAGATCCGCAAGGCCAAGGAACTGAACTGGAAGCGCCTGCTGCCGTACCTCGGCCTCCTGAGCCTGCGGGCCCACTCGGCGGCGCTGATCGAAGCGGTGCTGCGGTACTACTTCAAGCACGAGGACCTGGTGATCGAGCAATGCATCGAGCGTCGCGTGGAGATTCTCGATGAGCAGCGCAACCGTCTGGGCCGCAACAACAGCGTGCTCGGCGAAGACCTGGTGCTGGGCGAGCACGTGCGCGACCGCAGCGGCAAGTTCCGCATCCACATCACCGAACTCGACTGGGAGCGGTTCCACGAATTCCTGCCCATCGGCTTCGGTTACCAGCCGCTGTGCGCGCTGGTGCGGTTCACCCTGCGTGACCCGCTCGATTACGACATCCGCCTGGTGCTGCGTCCGGAAGAGATCCGCGAACTGCGCATCGGCGAGAAGAACGACTGTCGCCTGGGTTGGACCAGTTGGCTGGGCTGCGAGAAAGCGGACGGCGTGGTGACCCTGGGCAGCAAAATTCATTAA